TggatggcgagggcgagggtgTCGTGGGGAGGGAGGATTTCCTTGTTGGGGGGGGTGGATGGACCATTCGGGGGGGAGGCATTTCTTGTGAGTCTGGAGAATGATGTTGTTTTAGTTTATGGGGGTTGATTAGAGGTTTGGGTGAGGGATACTTCTTTTTGGCATTTGAGGAGGAGGTTTTCGGTGGATTGGGTTTGTGGCTTGGGGGGGAGCATGGTTGAGGCGCGTGTGTTGggctgtcttttctttcttcttcttcaagatgaagaaattgatgatgatggctgaGTGAGGTGGAGATTGAGTTGGGAGAAGTGGTGGGTTGGAGATTGGGGAGATGGCATTTGAAGTTGGGCGCTGTTTGTGCCTAATGGTGGTTTGGCATCCTTTGCGTGTATGCATGCAGCATATCTGCAGTGGTAAAAGTGCATTTTCCTTTCCGTCCGGTTCACGCTTGATTACGGGGCAATAGTGGCTATCTTGCGAGCTGAATTGTGAACAGCCCTCGACAGCGTACGCACTATGCTACTACTGACGCTGGCAGATGTTGACGTGGCAGTCTGGTGATTTGCTTTGCTCGTTGTCGAGATGCGCCTCGTTTCCAGATTGCGTTGCTGGCACGCGGTGAGTGGCCCGATCTGGATGCGAGGCTTGGCTGGGCGCTGCGTGATTGGCTGCCCGCATCGGCCTAGCTGGAGACTAAAGGAAGCACGTCAGACCGGTCTGAAGATGTTGATTGGGGTCTAAAAGAGTGGTTGACTAGGGATGAGTCTTGGTTGCTGATTAGTGCTTTGTTAATGATTTGATCATGTGGTACATTGGGTGCCATATGTGTGTTTTGGAGGGGACAGTCCACCTTGTTGTTTTACAAGATACTACTATGTAGAAAGACGGTTGATTGAGATTGTTTACGAGCAACAATCCTCAGACCAGTGTTCGTCTATTGCTGATATTTCCATCAAGTGACTACTTTGAAGCTAAACCCACACAATATACTTATCAAGTACCATTCTCCGAAGAATCGCCCCCGAGAAGATACATATTTACATACGCAGTGATAACGGCTAAGTAAAGACTGCATCACTCCCCCGCCTCCCCGCGGCTTCGCCTGTGTAAACTAATTCCGGATGCTAATGTAGGCTTCAAGCGGCCGCTTATGTCCGAATATAGATGAAGTGACGGAAATATGTCATGATGCACACGAGTCTACTATGAGAGGGCCCATGGAATTACATTAGGAATCGGCAACGGGGCTCGCAAACATCAGATGATTCTCTTTCACATTAGGGAGGCTAAATCATTTGTCAACAGACAGTCTAAGAACGTTTGATATAAGCTTTTGATATATAAAAGGCATTGCAAGTATTGCTGCTTAACTACCCATATTTAGTAGGCAAACTTCTCTCCCACAAGCTCCTCGCTCTTTGCCCAAAGCTTCTCTCCCTGGCTCCAGCTCGTAAACCACGCCTTTGCGTCCTCAAAGATTTGGCAATCACTCAGAAACACACCCCTGCCCTCCCACTCCCCGTCTTCGCCCTTCAATTCCCTGCCCATCTTTGCGAGATCTGCCTCGCTTGCAAGAGGCCTCTTTGTTGGCAGTGTCAGTGCTGGGTCCACAGCAGCCACCAGCGTTGTGCTGGTGCCTTCTTCCTGGTTCTTAAAAACCATACCTCCCTTTTTGAACTTTTCCGTCCTCTGTCTCCATACCTCGGGGTCCATCTCCCGTCCGAGctcggtgatgatggagccgGGATGTAAGCCAAGGCTCAAAATGCCATATTTGTTGTATAAGCGCTCgttgaggccgaggctgaacAGCACGTTGGCTGTCTTGGACTGTCCGTAGGCTCCCATTGAGATGAAACTGTCAGCCTTGATGACGTCTTGGTCGATGCCCAGCATTTGGGAAAATCGTAAATAGTCTGGCTGCTCGACAAGAGGTATCGTCtcgtttgccttttcccaGTTGATATCGCTATAGCGGATGGGGCTAAAGTTGGCGCCCATGGAGGATACGTTGATGACGCGAGTGGCACCCTTTCCAGCGCCGGGCTTTTGCGCCGCCGCAATCAGCTTCCCCATGATGAGGTTTGTAAAGAGAAAGTGGCCGACGTGGTTTGTCGCAAAGTGCCGCTCGATGCCGTCCTCGTTGAGCTGGCGGGTGGGGATGTTCATGATGCCGGCGTTATTGACAAGGATGTCAATGGCGGGCAAGTCAGTCCATCCGTTTAgcgtggcggcggctgctcgcGCGCCCCTTTGAGAGCTGAGGTCCAGCTCTAGGATGCGGAACTTTGTGCCGGGATATTCTCTGGCCAAAGTATCGGCGGATTCTTGCAGCTTGGCGGGGGTGCGGCCcgcgaggatgaggagcgCGGCTTTCTGCGAGGCAAAGGCCTGCGCGGTGGCAAAGCCGAGGCCCTTGATGTTGACTCCCGTGATTAAAATCGTCTTGCCTGCGATGGCGGAGGGGAAAGCGGCGGCAACAGTCAGGGCCGTTGTGCGGACGCCAAACTCTGCGTGAGTTGTTGCTGAAGCCATTATGCTGGTATTGAGTCTAGTTTCTGTGCTTTCTATTGAACTCTCCTTTGATCTCTATAAAGAAGCTtctaaattcttttattcttcAAAAATCCAACAAACAGCATCATGATTTATAGGTGGGAGGTGCCGTCTACTTCGTTATTCAAGAGCGGACCTATTGCCGGTAAATCCGTTTCCCACGGCCCCACTTTTGCCGGCGAGCAATGGATCTCGACCGGGGCTCCTACTTTTTTGTATGTTCTCGATGGATGCTTCGTCATACATTCGTTTACTTTCTGATGGACCTGCGACCATGATGGTTTATATCCGCAACAGGTCCGTGATTGGGAATCCTCGCTGTGAGCTAGTCTGGCTTGAGTATGGCGGAGGGAGACGCTTGAAGCAGCTAAACTCTCCACATGGGGACATTGAAGATTAAGTACATATAATCGAGATGGTGGCCTATATAATCTATAGTTGGCCAatacactttttttttttactctacATTCATCGTACATTCAGCCCAATAATTCTGCTATTCATCGACTGGCCTAAACACAGCTGTCTAACAAATCATCATGTCGCTCATAGCTCCATACGCAAAAGAACACCAAGATACCAATGGCCCCGGAGACGCCCGTCCTACCGCCCTTGGGATTGTACGAGATCAATCCTTGGATGGCCAGCTTAGGGGAAAGGTTATCCTCGTGACTGGAGGCACCTCTGGCATCGGCTTCGAAACAGTGCGTGCGCTGCATGCCACTGGTGCTGATGTGTACTTCACCGGGCGTGACgctgaaaagggcaaaaaggcTGAAGCAGAGCTCCGCTGTGACAACAAGCCGGGAAAACTCGAGTACATGGAAATGAGCTTGGACTCTCTCAAGAATATACGAGAGTTTGCTGCCGACTTCTTGGGCCGGACATTGGGCAGGCTTAATATTCTAGTTTGCAACGCTGGTGAGTTACGATTTGTTGCCCCCTATCTTGGGACGTTCCGCGAgacctttcttttctccatgTACTAAGTTTGCATCAAAGGCATCCGTGGATATCCAAAAGGAACAACTGAAGATGGCTTTGAGCTGCATTTTGGAACCAACCACCTCGGGcattttgctcttttccAAGCCCTCAAAGATGCTTTACTCGCATCGAGCACGCCATCTTTCCACTCTCGAGTCGTCTGCCTCTCAGCGTCAGGCCACCGCCAGTCGGGCATCCGTTTCGACGACGTCAACTTTGACCGCCAGGATGAGTACCAGCCGCTACTCGCATACGCGCAATCTAAAACAGCAAACATTTACATGGCATTCGAGATGGAAAAGCGCTACGGCGCCAGCGGCCTGCACGGCCTGGCGGCCCATCCGGGAGGCATCAGCGGCACGAGGCTCAACAGAATGACGCCCGAGTCGGAGCTCAATGCCCTGACTGGGGATCCGCTTGTCGCGCAAAGGATGAAGAGTGCTGAGCAGGGCGCTGCCACGACGGTGTGGGCGGCGATATCGCGCGAGTGGGAAGGCAAAGGTGGTGTGTTTCTGGAGGATTGTCAGGAGAGCGAGTTGTGGAGGGGAGATGCGACGGTTCTTGCGCCGGGACATGCGGCGCATATTCACGATGGGGAGAGTGCGGCGCGTCTTTGGGATGTAAGCTTGGGGATGATTGGGTTGAGTGCGGAGAATTGAGATGGGGGTCGCTGAGATTACTGTACTTTGGCTATGGCTATGAGCGtaatatataagaagaaATGTTAAAGTAAACGCTGCCAGGGGTGTGTCTATCTTGAAGTTTAGTTGGTTCGTAAGCGGTTTAAAAGAGATTTACATTACTGAGATGCCATACATCACATTACCAGTACCATCATTTTCCAGGACAATAAGAAGAGCAAGCCTCTTGTTCACCTggtaattcttttttttaatacgAAACTATGCATATTTCTATTCTCGAGCCAGAGCCATACCAGAGAAAAGAGCGGCCAAGCATCTATAGATTGTAGATGTAATAACTTCATGTCTAGATAAAAAGATGAACAGACTggctttattaatttactttctCTAATTCCTTCAAAGTGGTTGTGATCCCTTGCTCTAATTCCTTCATGCGATGTATTGTGAATTCCTTCTGGCTGGCATGCGCTGGCAAAGGAAATTCGTAAGATATTACAAAGAGCAATTATAGcactttcttttccttctttagtTGCCACTAGCTGTAATAAAGCTGCTAGTAGGTTTGTAAAATATTCGAACAAGTTTGTCATGGCTGTTGTAATAGTGAGTTGGAGTTAttaagaagaggaagagtgCTCAAGCTGGAAGAGATTCTAGGTTTGTGAGAGGTATCAAACTACGTGTAAATCCGTAATACTACACCTCCTCCCAAGGGCTCCCCTTTATATACTTGGAATCTGCGGCACTTTTCCATCCACCCAGCCAGCGGAGCGGAGCAGAGACAAAACACACAGCTTAGCTATACGGCACTATGACTCTCGATTACTGTAAATCGAATCTACCTCAAACGGAAACTCAAATAACAGATAGTTACAATGGCACCTCCGTCCGAACAAACTTTACTCGTCACCGGCGCCAACGGCTTCATAGCCCAGCATATCGTCAAGCAAGCCCTAGACAGGATACAACGTCCGAGGAACAGTGCGATCTACCGAACTAGCAGACAAGGTCCACAGCACGTTATCCGACTACGGCTCTCAATTTTCAGTCGTCTGCGACTTATGAAAAAGAACTCTACCGATTCGTTTGAGCAGTTTTGCaggcggagaagaagtaAAACCTGTGCTGGGAGTAACAGAGGATAGCAATTTTTGACCATGCTTCAAACGGCTATAGTCAAATCAGCATTGATATTCATTTGCAGGAGTGGTATATTCTATCGTGTACTATATCTAATGGAGAGAGGTCTGTGTGCTATATACTCTAATACAAAACATGACATGCATCATGAATCCTTGTATTACCCTCTAATGCAACAAGATGTCGTATCCATCCTCGGTGTTAATGCGCACTTCGTCCATTCCAAACCCGTACTTTCGGCGGATAAGCTCAAAGATGATCAAGCCGGCGCTTGTGCTCGGAACCTGCCGAATCGTGTTCCACCAGAATCCGCGATACAGCCACTTCCCCAGACTCAGTCTTTCCGCCGAAGCCTCGGCCGtacaagcagcaaaagtCTCCTGATAGGCGTGATAGTAAGCCCGCAGCATCCTCCATCGGCGCTGAGGCGTATCTGGATTGGCAGCGCGGGATGCGCGCAGCCGGGCGGCTTTCTCGTCGACTTCTTCCAGATGGTCCCAGTGCTTCACCTGAAAGTGCGTGAGGGGGtggagcagaagctgctgagtGAAGGATGCGCTTATGCCGGCGGCAAGGAGGAACGCGGGCTCAATAGCGTAGTGCGGTCGAATCAGCTGAATGCCACCATCCGTAGGCTTGTCCGCAGGCCGTTTTGTCGCCAGAAGATCGACAATGTTCTCCTCCAAGCCTCCGTAGTACCATGCCACGAAGCGATAATACGACTGGGCTTTGATATACTCGAATGTGCTGAAAAAGATGGCGCATCCCAGGCTGTCCTTGACGAACGACACACCCCATCCGGCAAAGATGCCCCGCAGCCCGATTTCCCTCAGCTTCTCGGCGCTAAACGTCCACATGCTTCGAGGCCGgttgctgccgtcgctgGGCATCATATCGCGGTGATCGTATCGTGCCTGCAGTGCGTCCAGTGGAGCGGCCAAGACACTCTGTAGTCCGCCCGCCAGGAAGCCAGCCGCAAAGGTGGCCtgcggaggaggcggcggataCACCctcttggcagccttggagCTCCCCTCGTGCAGGTGGCCCAAGATGTGCAGATAGCCCGTGTACAGCACGGCGTTGACGCCAATGTTGGCAATCAGCGGCGGCATGATCTGGTGCGGCACAATGCCCCAGCCTTCATGCCTGATGGCCGACGTCAACACGCCCGGCGTTGTGCTGCGCATCCACAGCCACGTCTGCCGCAGCGCCGCAACCAGCTTCGTCGGCGAGGCATCTTCTGCGACGGCCTGCATCAGCCGCTTTGTCTGCTGGTGGTGTATCGTCCGGGCATACGCCAGATAGTCGACCCTCGTGCGGAAGAAGGACTTTGCGGGCGCGCGGAAGTAAAAGGCAACGAGCTGCGCGCTGAGAGCCCTCACTCCGGCCGCTGAAGCTGCGGTCGCGGCATTGTTTCGCGGGTGGCGATCGGGGAGCTCGACGCCGGGCGGGATCACGGGGAGGACGCCGGTGGTGGAGTCTGGCAGATCCAGCGAGGGAGCATTAGAGCGGCCGGAGATCATGGCTTGCGGCTCATTGTGGGTGCGCGAGAGCTCGTGTCGGAGGTTTAAACGCTGCGCAGCTTGGGCATGAGAGGATATGAGTTGTTGTTGTAgttgagagaagaggaaaagatgtCGACGCCTAATATCGGCAACTAGATGTCGGATCTTGCTGACTAAGACGACCCCGATCTAGTCAGATCGATCTCTCTCCACACACCCGATTGCCCGAGATACTTTCAACTTACAAGCCATAAGAAGAATTATTCCATTCACTCGAATCTTACAATTAATCATGTATTTTCATCTATTCTTCACCCTTGTTGAGTCACTCGATAAACGCCTGGGCTCGAGTGACATCCTCCGGCAGCTTCGTCCACCTGCTCTTATACACCCGGCCATTTTTCAATACTGCAAGAATGTTCTTCTCCGGCTCATCTAGAATTGTAACATCCTCCAGCGGATTCCCACTCAGCACCAAAACATCTGCGGCAAATCCCTCTTTGATCTGGCCCAAGAAGTTCTCCTGCTTCAGCATCCTCGCCGCATTCACGGTGGCCCCCTGGAGAATCTTCTTTGCACTTAGAGCTTGTGCTCGAATGCCGAAttctttgctctgctcggCCCACAGAGGCCTGAGGAGGTCGGAGCCGTGGCAGATGGTGACCCCAGCCTCGTCTGCCAAGCGCAGAGATTGCAGTCCTTGTTCCAGCACCTGGCGATTCTTCTCGCGGTTTGCAGGAGGGAGGAAGCCGGCATACTTGTCAGAGCCCATGGCGTGGTAGGTGACAAGAGTGGGAGTAAACCACACGTCGTTCTTGGCCATGTATTCTGCCGTCTCTTTGTCAATCAGATTGCCGTGCTCGATGCCCTTGACGCCGTTGTCGACAGCGTGCCTGATCGCCCGAGGCGTGTAAGCATGAGCAGTCACATATGTATTGTAAGTATCTGCAACTTCAGTAATCGCCCGGATCTCAGCAGCAGTGAACTGGATGTGGTCAATCCTATCTGTGGGAGACGCAACACCGCCGCTTGCCATGATCTTGATGAAATCTGCCCCCCGTGCGAATCTGCTCTCGGGCAGCATGTATCGCGGCTGGGACGCCGTCGACGATGGTAGAAAGAGAAGTTGTGGctccgcagcagctctcATGCGCAGATCGCGAATCGCCGTGGCCTCCAGTCTGCGAGAGTGCCCTATTGGCGATGAATAGCCGCGGCCCATGGAATACATCGTCTGCTATGGCCTCTTTGAGAGCCAGCGTTGCACCGCCGGTGTCTCTCATCGTAGTGAAGCCCCGGTAGAGGACTTGAGCGGCCATGTATGGCTGGCGTAGTAGAGATACCGCAGCATCGGCGTGATTCGCAGCCGCTGCAAGACCCTCCTCTCCAGGCACGGAAGATAGATGGGCATGGCAGTCGATGAGCCCAGGGCAGAGATATTTGCCTGCCATGTCTATCACGATGGTGTCGCTAGAGCATAGCTGCGCGCTATTACTGCCGTCAATTTCTTGGATGAGTCCATTTGATATCCTGACATTCTGGTTTGGAATAATTTGCCCATTTGCTGCATCCACCACATTCGCATTTTTGAATATATATGTCTTTGGAGGAGGGAGTTTCCACGGCTTGATGAGATCCGGCTCAGAAGGTGCATCTGTGGCGCCGTGTTTCGAAGCGCGCGGCTGATGCTTTGGCTGGCTCGTAGCAACAATGCTACGTAAAGTCATTGTGAGCTTCGTCTCTTGATAAATAGCGATAAAGATGTCAGAAATTGTATCATGTGTAAAATCTAACGAGAGACTAATATGGGTAGTAGATGATGTTGCGCAAAAGGCAAGGTGAGGGGCTGGTTCGGAGCGCAGGGATCTGGATAATAACGCGGGGAGATGAAAATAGCGTCGATGGTAGACTATGCTTCATTTTATTGACTATTTCTTCCTCTGACATTTTATAAGGACTTGTTAGTTTGCAATCATAACAATCGCATGCGGCGTGTCAAAAAATGGGCCGCATTTGTACACGTTGAACCACTAGAATAGTATACGCCGGCATCGACCGTCCGTCTCCTATGGCGACTCAATGCTTGTCTCCGGCTAAATGAGTAAGCAATATTTAATCTCGTTCTTGGTTAACCCATCGATATTTAGCCAGTTGGGTGTTTACAATTGCATGTTGAACTTGTGTATTCATTTATTTAATGATTGAAATACATTCGGGTGAACATGTCCGCTCCGCCCAGCTATTCAAAAGTCCTTGTCTTATATACAAGCATGAATCGTACTCATGTTATATCAAACCTAACGACAAGTACACCCATTACTGTTCTCGCAATCATTTGATTTTGTACCACTGATGATTTATTGATCTCTGCTATACTATTTTATCTACTTGTGCCTATCCAACGCTCGTATGATCTGAGGCCCCTTAATCCGCctctcaacatcttcatctaccATCCTAGCAACTATGTCCCCAACAGCCACATCACCAGAATCGTCCAAATCCACCGTGGACTCTTTTGCAGCCTCTTGAACAATCTTATACCACCGGTTCAtcgcttctgctgccgcAAAAGTCTCCGGCCCTCCGCCTCTTATGCGGGAAATATGCCATACCAAAGGCGGCGACTGTAACTCTGGGAGGGGGATCATgcccaagacaaagagcgTGACGACTCCGAGAGCAAAGATATCAGCCGCGGCTCCACGCTCACCATTGTTTGCGTATTCAGGGGGAATGTACCATGGCGATCCTGCAGTGTGTACATGTCCATTGGACGACCATCCAAAATCAATAAGAACTGGTCCCCTTTGCTTAGAGTAGAGGATATTCGCTGGCTTTATGTCATCATGCGTGATACCCTTACTATGAATGAAATTGAGGGCATCGGTGATATCATGGAGCACCCTTTT
This portion of the Trichoderma atroviride chromosome 6, complete sequence genome encodes:
- a CDS encoding uncharacterized protein (EggNog:ENOG41); its protein translation is MASATTHAEFGVRTTALTVAAAFPSAIAGKTILITGVNIKGLGFATAQAFASQKAALLILAGRTPAKLQESADTLAREYPGTKFRILELDLSSQRGARAAAATLNGWTDLPAIDILVNNAGIMNIPTRQLNEDGIERHFATNHVGHFLFTNLIMGKLIAAAQKPGAGKGATRVINVSSMGANFSPIRYSDINWEKANETIPLVEQPDYLRFSQMLGIDQDVIKADSFISMGAYGQSKTANVLFSLGLNERLYNKYGILSLGLHPGSIITELGREMDPEVWRQRTEKFKKGGMVFKNQEEGTSTTLVAAVDPALTLPTKRPLASEADLAKMGRELKGEDGEWEGRGVFLSDCQIFEDAKAWFTSWSQGEKLWAKSEELVGEKFAY
- a CDS encoding uncharacterized protein (EggNog:ENOG41), which translates into the protein MSLIAPYAKEHQDTNGPGDARPTALGIVRDQSLDGQLRGKVILVTGGTSGIGFETVRALHATGADVYFTGRDAEKGKKAEAELRCDNKPGKLEYMEMSLDSLKNIREFAADFLGRTLGRLNILVCNAGIRGYPKGTTEDGFELHFGTNHLGHFALFQALKDALLASSTPSFHSRVVCLSASGHRQSGIRFDDVNFDRQDEYQPLLAYAQSKTANIYMAFEMEKRYGASGLHGLAAHPGGISGTRLNRMTPESELNALTGDPLVAQRMKSAEQGAATTVWAAISREWEGKGGVFLEDCQESELWRGDATVLAPGHAAHIHDGESAARLWDVSLGMIGLSAEN
- a CDS encoding uncharacterized protein (EggNog:ENOG41) produces the protein MISGRSNAPSLDLPDSTTGVLPVIPPGVELPDRHPRNNAATAASAAGVRALSAQLVAFYFRAPAKSFFRTRVDYLAYARTIHHQQTKRLMQAVAEDASPTKLVAALRQTWLWMRSTTPGVLTSAIRHEGWGIVPHQIMPPLIANIGVNAVLYTGYLHILGHLHEGSSKAAKRVYPPPPPQATFAAGFLAGGLQSVLAAPLDALQARYDHRDMMPSDGSNRPRSMWTFSAEKLREIGLRGIFAGWGVSFVKDSLGCAIFFSTFEYIKAQSYYRFVAWYYGGLEENIVDLLATKRPADKPTDGGIQLIRPHYAIEPAFLLAAGISASFTQQLLLHPLTHFQVKHWDHLEEVDEKAARLRASRAANPDTPQRRWRMLRAYYHAYQETFAACTAEASAERLSLGKWLYRGFWWNTIRQVPSTSAGLIIFELIRRKYGFGMDEVRINTEDGYDILLH
- a CDS encoding uncharacterized protein (EggNog:ENOG41~MEROPS:MER0005900) yields the protein MYSMGRGYSSPIGHSRRLEATAIRDLRMRAAAEPQLLFLPSSTASQPRYMLPESRFARGADFIKIMASGGVASPTDRIDHIQFTAAEIRAITEVADTYNTYVTAHAYTPRAIRHAVDNGVKGIEHGNLIDKETAEYMAKNDVWFTPTLVTYHAMGSDKYAGFLPPANREKNRQVLEQGLQSLRLADEAGVTICHGSDLLRPLWAEQSKEFGIRAQALSAKKILQGATVNAARMLKQENFLGQIKEGFAADVLVLSGNPLEDVTILDEPEKNILAVLKNGRVYKSRWTKLPEDVTRAQAFIE